One Thalassospira sp. ER-Se-21-Dark genomic window carries:
- the fabD gene encoding ACP S-malonyltransferase, with protein MTRALVFPGQGSQAVGMGKELADAFPVAREVFQEIDDALSQKLSALMFEGPENELTLTENAQPALMAVSLAVTRVLEKEGGFTLTDKCDLVAGHSLGEYSALAAAGTFAISDAARLLKIRGQAMQAAVPVGVGAMAALLGLDYVDAVAVAEEAAQGEVCTAANDNASGQVVVSGHKAAVERAIEIAKEKGAKRAVLLPVSAPFHCALMQPAADRMAEALGAVTMNAPGKPVVANVTAEKTDDPETIRKLLVEQVCGTVRWRESVLYMKEQGITDLVEIGAGKVLTGMVRRIDRDLSGTAVNGPADIEAFLGAL; from the coding sequence ATGACACGCGCACTCGTTTTCCCCGGACAGGGGTCGCAAGCGGTAGGTATGGGCAAGGAACTGGCAGACGCATTCCCGGTTGCCCGCGAAGTTTTCCAGGAAATTGATGATGCGCTTTCGCAAAAGCTGAGCGCCCTGATGTTCGAAGGTCCGGAAAACGAGCTGACCCTGACCGAAAACGCGCAGCCGGCTTTGATGGCGGTCAGCCTTGCTGTCACCCGTGTTCTGGAAAAAGAAGGCGGCTTTACCCTGACCGATAAGTGCGATCTTGTTGCCGGTCATTCCCTTGGCGAATATTCCGCCCTTGCAGCAGCAGGCACCTTTGCCATTTCCGATGCCGCGCGCCTTTTGAAAATCCGTGGTCAGGCGATGCAGGCCGCCGTTCCGGTCGGTGTTGGTGCGATGGCAGCCCTTCTTGGTCTTGATTATGTCGACGCGGTTGCGGTTGCCGAAGAAGCAGCACAAGGTGAAGTTTGCACCGCCGCCAATGACAATGCCAGCGGGCAGGTCGTAGTTTCCGGTCACAAAGCGGCTGTGGAACGCGCGATTGAGATCGCCAAGGAAAAGGGTGCCAAACGCGCCGTGTTGTTGCCGGTATCGGCACCGTTCCATTGTGCCCTGATGCAGCCGGCAGCCGATCGCATGGCAGAGGCGCTTGGCGCTGTGACCATGAATGCACCGGGCAAGCCGGTCGTTGCCAACGTGACCGCAGAAAAAACTGACGATCCGGAAACCATTCGTAAACTCCTTGTAGAGCAGGTTTGCGGCACCGTGCGCTGGCGTGAGTCGGTTCTTTATATGAAAGAGCAGGGCATCACCGATCTGGTAGAGATCGGCGCAGGCAAAGTTTTGACCGGCATGGTACGTCGTATTGACCGCGATCTGAGCGGCACGGCTGTGAATGGTCCGGCAGATATCGAAGCATTCCTCGGCGCTCTGTAA
- the fabG gene encoding 3-oxoacyl-[acyl-carrier-protein] reductase, with product MFDLAGKTALVTGATGGIGGEIAKVLAGAGAKVALSGTRQERLEAVAAEIGGNAVVVPANLSDKESVDGLIKNAEEALGGQLDILVNNAGITRDQLAMRLKDEDWQAVLDVNLTSAFKLARNSLRGMMKRRHGRIINITSIVGVTGNPGQTNYAAAKAGMIGWSKSLAQEVAARGITVNCVAPGFITTAMTEELGDAQKEKLLGGIPAGRMGDSKEIAAAVLYLASDEAAYVTGQTLHVNGGMAMI from the coding sequence ATGTTTGATCTTGCAGGGAAAACAGCACTCGTAACCGGTGCGACCGGCGGTATCGGTGGCGAAATCGCCAAGGTTCTGGCGGGCGCCGGTGCGAAGGTTGCTCTGTCGGGGACCCGTCAGGAACGCCTCGAAGCGGTTGCTGCCGAAATCGGTGGCAACGCGGTTGTTGTTCCGGCCAACCTTTCGGATAAAGAATCGGTCGATGGCCTGATCAAAAATGCCGAGGAGGCCCTTGGTGGTCAGCTTGATATTCTGGTCAACAATGCCGGGATTACCCGTGATCAGCTTGCCATGCGTCTTAAGGACGAAGACTGGCAGGCGGTTCTTGATGTGAACCTGACCTCTGCCTTCAAGCTTGCGCGCAATTCGCTGCGCGGCATGATGAAGCGCCGTCACGGCCGTATTATCAACATCACCTCGATCGTTGGTGTGACCGGTAACCCGGGCCAGACCAACTATGCCGCTGCCAAGGCCGGGATGATCGGTTGGTCAAAATCGCTGGCACAAGAGGTTGCGGCGCGCGGAATTACGGTTAACTGTGTGGCACCGGGCTTTATTACCACGGCCATGACCGAAGAACTCGGAGATGCCCAGAAAGAAAAGCTTTTGGGCGGTATTCCGGCAGGTCGCATGGGCGACAGCAAAGAGATCGCAGCAGCGGTTCTGTATCTTGCAAGTGACGAAGCAGCTTATGTCACAGGACAGACCTTGCATGTGAATGGCGGAATGGCGATGATTTAA
- a CDS encoding acyl carrier protein has translation MSDVADRVKKIVVEHLGVEEDKVTENASFIDDLGADSLDTVELVMAFEEEFGCEIPDDAAEKILTVKDAIDFIEKADS, from the coding sequence ATGAGTGATGTCGCAGATCGCGTGAAGAAGATCGTTGTCGAGCACCTCGGTGTTGAAGAAGACAAGGTCACTGAAAACGCAAGCTTCATCGACGATCTGGGCGCAGACAGCCTGGACACCGTTGAGCTGGTTATGGCGTTTGAAGAAGAATTCGGTTGTGAAATTCCGGATGACGCGGCTGAAAAAATTCTGACCGTTAAAGACGCGATCGACTTCATCGAAAAGGCGGACAGCTAA
- the fabF gene encoding beta-ketoacyl-ACP synthase II: protein MRRVVVTGIGAVTPLASGAQNTWQKLLNSQSGIKSIDTFDVSDIPAKIAGLVPRGEGDGLFNAEDHVSIKDMKKMDDFIVYGIAAADQAIADSGWKPETDEDQEATGVLIGSGIGGLPKISEATDLVNNGKTRRVSPFFIPSCLINLVSGQVSIKHGLKGPNHAVVTACSTGAHAVGDASRMIMLGDADVMVAGGAEAAVCRLGMAGFAAARALSTSYNDTPTEASRPWDEGRDGFVMGEGAGCVVLEEYEHAKARGARIYAEVAGYGMSGDAYHITAPAEDGNGGFRSMRNAIRNAGLNPEDVDYVNAHGTSTPLGDEIELGAVKRLFGDHAQKMSMSSTKSATGHLLGAAGAIEAVFSILAIHEGVVPPTLNLRNPSEACKGIDLVPLEAKQRKVNVALSNSFGFGGTNASLVFKAV, encoded by the coding sequence ATGAGACGCGTAGTTGTTACCGGTATTGGTGCTGTTACTCCGCTTGCTAGCGGGGCACAGAATACTTGGCAGAAACTGCTGAACAGCCAATCCGGGATCAAAAGCATCGATACGTTTGACGTGTCGGATATCCCTGCCAAAATCGCAGGCCTCGTGCCGCGCGGTGAGGGTGACGGACTTTTCAACGCTGAAGATCATGTCTCGATCAAAGACATGAAGAAAATGGACGATTTCATCGTCTATGGGATTGCTGCAGCTGATCAGGCGATTGCGGATTCTGGCTGGAAGCCGGAAACCGACGAAGATCAGGAAGCAACCGGCGTTTTGATCGGTTCGGGGATCGGTGGGTTGCCCAAGATTTCCGAGGCAACTGATCTGGTCAATAACGGCAAGACCCGTCGTGTCAGTCCGTTCTTCATTCCGTCTTGTCTGATTAACCTGGTTTCAGGTCAGGTTTCGATCAAACACGGTCTTAAAGGTCCGAACCATGCGGTGGTTACCGCCTGTTCGACCGGTGCACACGCCGTTGGCGACGCATCGCGCATGATTATGCTTGGCGATGCCGATGTCATGGTTGCGGGTGGTGCCGAAGCTGCTGTTTGCCGTCTTGGCATGGCGGGCTTTGCTGCTGCGCGTGCGCTTTCGACCAGTTACAACGACACACCGACCGAAGCATCCCGTCCGTGGGATGAAGGCCGTGACGGTTTCGTCATGGGCGAAGGTGCGGGCTGTGTCGTTCTTGAAGAATACGAACACGCCAAGGCGCGTGGAGCGCGGATTTACGCCGAAGTTGCCGGTTACGGCATGTCGGGCGATGCTTATCACATCACCGCACCGGCCGAAGACGGTAATGGCGGCTTCCGTTCGATGCGCAATGCTATCCGCAATGCGGGTCTGAACCCGGAAGATGTTGATTACGTCAACGCACACGGCACCTCGACTCCGCTGGGTGATGAAATCGAACTGGGTGCGGTCAAGCGCCTGTTCGGTGATCATGCCCAGAAAATGTCGATGTCTTCGACCAAATCGGCAACCGGTCACCTTCTGGGTGCTGCCGGTGCGATTGAAGCAGTGTTCTCGATCCTTGCGATCCACGAAGGCGTTGTTCCGCCGACGTTGAACCTGCGCAATCCGTCCGAGGCATGCAAAGGCATCGATCTGGTTCCGCTTGAAGCCAAACAGCGTAAAGTCAATGTCGCTCTGTCGAACTCGTTCGGCTTTGGCGGCACCAACGCATCGCTTGTTTTCAAGGCCGTTTAA
- the mltG gene encoding endolytic transglycosylase MltG produces the protein MKRFLLFIGFLIITAALATGGAAVYVYVQYTSPSNLAQERDIIIPQGTGVRGIAEIFQRENIITEPLIFLAGVRVSQLDRSLRAGEYHFPARVSPKQAAEILAFGDTVKRFVTIPEGLRSGEIVDRINLVDGLSGEIADIPADGTLLPETYQFSFGDTKQSIIDRMRAAHDEMVKQLWPGRQEGLPFDTIEEAVILASIVERETGVAGERARVAGVFINRLRRDMRLQSDPTVAYALSPDKRLERPLTRKDWRFESPYNTYVTSGLPPGPITNPGRDAFYAVLHPATTEDLYFVADGTGGHAFARTLDEHNRNVAKWRRIRDGQ, from the coding sequence TTGAAGCGTTTTCTGCTTTTTATTGGCTTTCTGATCATCACCGCTGCTCTCGCCACAGGTGGGGCAGCGGTGTATGTTTATGTGCAATACACATCGCCGAGCAATTTGGCGCAGGAACGCGACATCATCATCCCCCAGGGAACCGGTGTGCGCGGTATTGCCGAGATTTTCCAACGTGAAAACATCATCACCGAACCGCTGATCTTCCTTGCCGGGGTTCGGGTCAGTCAGCTTGACCGGTCGCTGCGGGCGGGGGAATACCATTTCCCGGCCCGGGTCAGCCCGAAACAGGCTGCTGAAATTCTGGCCTTTGGGGATACGGTCAAACGGTTTGTCACCATCCCCGAAGGTCTTCGTTCGGGCGAAATCGTCGATCGGATCAATCTGGTTGACGGATTAAGCGGCGAGATCGCCGATATTCCGGCCGATGGCACCTTGTTGCCGGAAACCTATCAGTTCTCGTTTGGCGATACGAAGCAAAGCATCATTGATCGCATGCGCGCGGCCCACGATGAAATGGTCAAACAGCTTTGGCCGGGCCGTCAGGAAGGATTGCCGTTCGACACCATTGAAGAAGCCGTCATTCTGGCCTCCATCGTCGAGCGGGAAACCGGTGTTGCTGGCGAACGGGCACGGGTTGCGGGCGTGTTTATCAATCGCCTGCGACGCGATATGCGTCTGCAGTCTGATCCGACAGTTGCCTATGCGCTTAGCCCGGACAAGCGTCTTGAACGTCCTTTGACGCGCAAGGACTGGCGTTTTGAGAGCCCCTATAACACTTATGTCACCAGCGGCCTGCCGCCGGGGCCAATCACCAATCCGGGGCGCGATGCGTTCTATGCCGTCCTGCATCCGGCCACGACCGAAGATCTGTACTTCGTTGCAGACGGGACGGGCGGACATGCCTTTGCCCGCACCCTTGATGAGCATAATCGCAACGTTGCCAAGTGGCGTCGCATCCGCGACGGGCAGTGA